In one Plutella xylostella chromosome 20, ilPluXylo3.1, whole genome shotgun sequence genomic region, the following are encoded:
- the LOC119693045 gene encoding uncharacterized protein LOC119693045, translating into MRCFARCTIVYKDPDDLTPLSPGHFLVGRPLTAPACPDYSATPTHRLSRYQRLEQIRQQFWSRWAKEYVSELQVRVKWWQNNTDLQPNTLVVIKDDNLPPLKWQMGRVEKTFPGKDGISRVADIRTSSGILRRPYTKICPLSADGHDT; encoded by the exons ATGCGGTGCTTTGCTAGGTGCACGATTGTATACAAAG ACCCAGATGACTTAACTCCACTTAGCCCTGGTCACTTCCTGGTTGGTCGGCCGCTGACGGCGCCCGCCTGCCCCGACTACAGCGCCACGCCCACGCACCGACTGTCACGATACCAAAGGCTGGAACAAATACGACAGCAATTCTGGTCCCGCTGGGCCAAGGAGTATGTTTCTGAGTTGCAGGTTCGAGTGAAGTGGTGGCAAAATAATACCGACCTTCAACCCAACACATTGGTCGTCATAAAAGACGACAACTTGCCGCCGTTGAAATGGCAAATGGGCCGCGTGGAGAAGACCTTCCCAGGCAAAGACGGGATCTCGAGGGTGGCCGACATCCGTACGTCCTCAGGCATCCTCAGACGACCGTACACGAAGATTTGTCCTCTTTCAGCTGATGGCCATGATActtaa